A stretch of Ascochyta rabiei chromosome 6, complete sequence DNA encodes these proteins:
- a CDS encoding delta subunit of the central stalk of mitochondrial F1F0 ATP synthase, atp16 — protein sequence MSALRIARSALRARPAAIARPIQRRGYAEVASDKIKLSLALPHQTIFKSQDVVQVNLAAETGDMGILANHVASIEQLKPGLVEIIEESGGNKQFFLSGGFAVVQPDSKLSINAVEGYPLEDFSADAVRNQIAEAQKIASGSGSEQDIAEAKIELEVLESLQASLK from the exons ATGAGCGCCCTCCGCATTGCCCGCTCCGCCCTCCGCGCGCGCCCTGCCGCCATCGCCCGCCCCATCCAGCGCCGTGGATACGCTGAGGTCGCCTCGGACAAGATCAAGCTCTCCCTAGCTCTGCCTCACCAG ACCATCTTCAAGTCCCAGGATGT CGTCCAGGTCAACCTCGCCGCCGAGACCGGTGACATGGGTATTTTGGCCAACCACGTTGCATCTATCGAGCAGCTGAAGCCCGGTCTGGTCGAGATCATCGAGGAGTCCGGCGGCAACAAGCAGTTCTTCCTGTCTGGTGGATTCGCCGTTGTCCAGCCTGACTCCAAGCTCAGCATCAACGCCGTCGAGGGATACCCGCTTGAGGACTTCAGCGCCGAC GCCGTCAGGAACCAGATCGCCGAGGCCCAGAAGATTgccagcggcagcggcagcgagCAGGACATTGCTGAGGCCAAGATTGAGCTCGAG GTACTTGAGAGCCTCCAGGCCAGTTTGAAGTAG
- a CDS encoding DASH complex subunit spc19: MQNLDSTINILDDGVSDMPRLAKVLQTTRHFELISETDLQTAQSALLSEIRPEVDNLLKRVENYLDKLERREQSLIAKCDLNDGRLGRDSTGGPGSSSRPASRAAAGRSSARAVTAQQELKYKQLKARKDRLSYAVETLELQAKQRERQLRMSMAAPQQFDDY, translated from the exons ATGCAGAACCTCGACTCCACCATAAACATCCTCGACGACGGTGTGAGCGACATGCCACGGCTAGCTAAGGTGCTACAAACAACAAGA CATTTCGAGCTCATTTCCGAAACCGACCTCCAAACCGCGCAGTCCGCGCTCCTCTCTGAGATTCGTCCCGAGGTGGATAACCTACTGAAACGCGTCGAAAACTACCTGGACAAGCTCGAACGCCGCGAACAGTCTTTGATTGCAAAATGCGATCTGAACGATGGCCGCCTCGGACGCGATAGCACGGGGGGGCCGGGCTCTAGCTCTAGACCGGCCAGTAGAGCGGCGGCAGGGCGAAGCAGTGCAAGAGCAGTGACTGCACAGCAAGAGCTGAAGTATAAGCAGCTGAAGGCACGGAAAGATAGGCTGAGCTATGCTGTGGAGACGCTGGAGCTGCAGGCGAAGCAAAGGGAGAGACAGCTGAGAATGAGCATGGCCGCTCCGCAGCAATTCGATGATTACTAG
- a CDS encoding atp18 subunit J of the mitochondrial F1F0 ATP synthase: MPLLGRKFPAQVAKPMWPFYVSGLVILYGVNAAANAMGQADEYKNDPRNPAVKNASPNH, encoded by the exons ATGCCTCTTCTCGGTCGCAAGTTCCCCGCGCAAGTCG CTAAGCCCATGTGGCCCTTCTACGTCTCTG GCCTTGTCATCCTCTACGGTGTCAACGCTGCCGCCAACGCCATGGGCCAGG CCGACGAGTACAAGAACGACCCCCGCAACCCGGCCGTCAAGAACGCTTCCCCCAACCACTAG
- a CDS encoding Non-specific serine/threonine protein kinase: MTTMDLRVGNKYRIGRKIGSGSFGDIYLGTNIISGEEIAIKLESVKAKHPQLEYEARVYKSLAGGVGIPFVRWFGTECDYNAMVLDLLGPSLEDLFNFCNRKFSLKTVLLLADQLISRIEYIHAKSFIHRDIKPDNFLMGIGKRGNQVNVIDFGLAKKYRDPKTHFHIPYRENKNLTGTARYASINTHLGVEQSRRDDMESLGYVMLYFCRGSLPWQGLKAATKKQKYDRIMEKKMTTPTEVLCRGFPNEFAIYLNYTRSLRFDDKPDYSYLRKIFRDLFVREGFQYDYVFDWTVYKYQKNAQAIAQAAGQGQGEEDDKNGRGRHVTTTAAANAGTAAGAKRGPVNARQEGTGMQLRSANKRGGDQYASGGY; this comes from the exons ATGACGACAATG GATCTCCGTGTCGGCAACAAGTACAGAATCGGCCGCAAGATCGGCAGCGGTTCCTTTGGTGACATCTACCTCG GCACGAACATCATCTCGGGCGAGGAGATTGCTATCAAGCTCGAGAGTGTCAAGGCGAAGCACCCTCAGCTTGAGTATGAGGCTCGTGTCTACAAGTCCCTCGCCGGCGGTGTTGGTATTCCCTTCGTGCGCTGGTTCGGTACCGAGTGTGACTACAACGCCATGGTCCTCGATCTGCTCGGTCCCTCCCTGGAAGATCTCTTCAACTTTTGCAACCGCAAGTTCTCGTTGAAGACTGTTCTCCTGCTCGCCGACCAGCTCATCTCCCGCATCGAGTACATCCACGCCAAGTCGTTCATCCACCGTGACATCAAGCCTGACAACTTCCTCATGGGCATTGGCAAGCGCGGTAACCAGGTCAACGTGATCGATTTCGGTCTGGCCAAGAAGTACCGTGATCCCAAGACACACTTCCACATTCCGTACAGAGAGAACAAGAATCTGACGGGTACTGCCCGCTATGCTTCCATCAACACCCACCTGGGTGTCG AGCAATCCCGTCGTGACGATATGGAGTCCCTGGGCTACGTTATGCTCTACTTCTGTCGCGGTTCCCTCCCCTGGCAGGGTCTCAAGGCGGCTACTAAGAAGCAGAAGTATGACCGCATCATGGAGAAGAAGATGACCACCCCCACCGAGGTTCTCTGCCGTGGTTTCCCCAACGAGTTCGCCATCTACCTGAACTACACACGCTCTCTCCGCTTCGATGACAAGCCCGATTACTCCTACCTGCGCAAGATCTTCCGCGACCTGTTCGTCCGTGAGGGCTTCCAGTACGACTACGTCTTCGACTGGACCGTCTACAAGTACCAGAAGAACGCCCAGGCTATTGCCCAGGCTGCTGGTCAGGGCCAAGGTGAGGAGGACGACAAGAACGGTCGCGGACGCCACGTCACTACCACTGCCGCTGCCAACGCTGGCACTGCGGCCGGGGCCAAGCGCGGACCGGTCAATGCACGCCAGGAGGGCACCGGAAT GCAGCTTCGTTCGGCCAACAAGCGTGGCGGGGACCAGTATGCATCTGGTGGCTACTGA
- a CDS encoding 37S ribosomal protein S22 — MLKAKSIQSICASCRLNIAITRARNARLPQSATYLLPAPTASFTQQRALSTTLLRRRQQQSQDDATSSADSAVDPAVHKLNVEVNVRKARQQFRDALPRDHLSADEYALYERLYGPPIFVDTAEELLATEKQPQEIISEEQPDGSTVLLRRGENGELEEIDLHEEKKIDLAEEDEGSMTPEEWEEYREEKAANFHDSVYEQSRIQHEEAEEWEDEEVEDEPFMRAHPLTIAGRFKPSPSTVFLPKDTLVDPTALLLTRANHKHLTESANRIFGGRGLPNSASTPPARLGKEQKPISLDPSQAEMGNIEADAYMAAVQPGTYASVMSALVEVRRRLGTPWVDHMLAKKGGTVLDAGSGGVGVLAWQEILKAEWESKQESSEQAPLEEPSSEEASPEESTTETAPKGKATVLTSSDTLRHRASRLLENTTFIPRLPEHVTSQDELNTTQPRKVYDIIIAPHTLWPLKQDYLRKDQVGKYWSLLNPKGGVLILIEKGLPRGFEVIAGARELLLSRHIASPDSTAIETPLEEQVSKPDQETRFTNKETGMIIAPCTNHSACPMYSTPGKSAGRKDFCFFTQRYIRPPYLQRILNAKDKNHEDVQFSYLAVQRGRDQRLPQHDIVGKGVVQGADSTDAAFAGHEWAAESQDPENPDLVTPDQLNPLALPRLILPALKRRGHIILDVCTPAGTLERWTVPRSFSKQAFRDAKKSRWGDLWALGAKTRIPKSVRLGRPNEEFDRKGRRIRAPKKITVEIGVGEQDGRAVDVGEDRITSGGRGFGDSNGRYNKDRKIRGSGGRKGRKKSDDFFAD; from the coding sequence ATGCTCAAAGCAAAAAGTATACAGTCCATCTGTGCATCATGTCGCCTCAATATCGCCATCACTCGAGCGCGTAATGCACGACTACCACAGAGCGCGACTTACCTGCTACCGGCACCGACAGCTTCATTCACACAGCAACGCGCTCTGTCGACGACACTTctacgacgacgacaacagcAATCTCAAGATGACGCGACAAGCTCAGCGGATTCAGCTGTAGACCCGGCAGTACACAAGTTGAATGTTGAAGTCAATGTACGAAAGGCGAGACAGCAGTTTCGTGATGCTTTGCCACGAGACCACTTGAGCGCTGACGAGTACGCGCTGTACGAGAGATTATATGGGCCCCCCATCTTCGTGGATACGGCGGAGGAACTGCTAGCAACTGAGAAGCAGCCACAAGAGATCATATCTGAGGAGCAACCAGACGGCTCTACGGTGCTATTGCGGAGAGGTGAAAATGGTGAACTTGAGGAAATCGACCTCCACGAGGAAAAGAAGATTGACCTGGCAGAGGAAGATGAAGGATCAATGACACCAGAGGAGTGGGAAGAATACAGAGAGGAGAAGGCTGCGAACTTCCACGACAGTGTCTACGAGCAGAGTCGTATCCAGCATGAAGAAGCTGAAGAATGGGAAGacgaggaggtggaggaCGAGCCTTTCATGCGCGCACACCCCTTGACTATCGCCGGCCGCTTTAAGCCATCACCATCCACCGTATTCTTACCCAAAGACACTCTTGTCGACCCCACCGCCCTCCTGCTTACACGTGCGAACCACAAGCACCTCACCGAGTCAGCAAACCGAATATTTGGTGGACGTGGCCTGCCGAACTCGGCGAGCACGCCACCCGCAAGATTAGGCAAAGAGCAGAAGCCCATCTCTCTTGACCCTTCGCAGGCTGAGATGGGCAACATCGAGGCCGATGCATACATGGCTGCCGTACAGCCAGGAACGTACGCGAGTGTAATGAGCGCCTTGGTTGAGGTTCGACGCCGTCTAGGCACACCGTGGGTTGATCACATGCTGGCGAAGAAGGGTGGAACTGTTTTGGATGCCGGCTCTGGCGGCGTTGGAGTGCTTGCATGGCAAGAGATATTGAAAGCTGAGTGGGAGAGTAAGCAAGAGAGCTCTGAACAAGCCCCTCTCGAAGAGCCTAGTTCAGAAGAGGCATCACCAGAAGAATCAACTACAGAAACCGCTCCAAAGGGCAAGGCCACAGTCCTCACCAGTTCAGACACCCTTCGCCACCGCGCAAGCCGCCTACTCGAGAACACGACTTTCATCCCGCGGCTGCCCGAACACGTCACTTCTCAAGACGAACTCAACACAACCCAACCGCGCAAAGTCTACGACATAATCATAGCCCCGCACACTCTCTGGCCTCTGAAGCAAGATTACCTACGCAAAGACCAAGTTGGTAAATACTGGTCCCTCCTTAACCCTAAGGGCGGCGTCCTTATTCTGATTGAAAAGGGCCTGCCACGAGGGTTTGAAGTAATTGCCGGTGCACGAGAGCTGCTCCTGAGCCGACACATTGCCTCTCCAGACAGCACCGCCATCGAAACGCCACTGGAGGAGCAAGTCAGCAAACCAGACCAGGAAACCCGTTTCACGAACAAGGAAACAGGCATGATCATCGCGCCCTGCACAAACCACTCCGCATGCCCCATGTATTCGACCCCAGGCAAGAGCGCAGGAAGGAAAGATTTCTGCTTCTTCACCCAGCGCTACATTCGCCCGCCCTATCTGCAGCGTATCCTCAACGCCAAGGACAAGAATCACGAGGACGTGCAATTCAGCTACCTAGCCGTACAGCGCGGACGCGACCAGCGCCTGCCCCAACACGACATCGTCGGCAAAGGCGTCGTACAGGGCGCAGACAGCACCGACGCCGCATTCGCCGGCCACGAGTGGGCAGCCGAGAGCCAGGACCCGGAGAACCCGGACCTCGTCACGCCAGACCAACTCAATCCTCTCGCGCTGCCACGCTTGATCCTCCCCGCGCTCAAGCGAAGAGGCCACATCATCCTCGACGTGTGCACACCCGCCGGCACCCTCGAGCGCTGGACTGTGCCGCGCTCTTTCTCCAAACAGGCCTTCCGCGACGCGAAGAAATCCCGCTGGGGCGACCTGTGGGCGTTGGGTGCCAAGACGCGTATTCCTAAGTCTGTCCGCCTTGGGCGGCCGAATGAGGAGTTTGATCGCAAGGGCCGCAGGATCAGGGCGCCGAAGAAGATCACGGTGGAGATTGGTGTGGGCGAGCAGGATGGCAGGGCAGTGGATGTTGGAGAGGACAGAATCACCAGCGGCGGGAGAGGGTTTGGAGACAGCAACGGGCGGTACAACAAGGATAGGAAGATTAGGGGAAGTGGTGGAAGGAAGGGGAGAAAGAAGTCCGATGATTTCTTTGCGGATTAG
- a CDS encoding coatomer subunit gamma — translation MDKKQEDVGGVAQIDKTTVFQDARVFNQSPVSPRKCRVILTKLALLLFTGESWGRQEATTLFFGISKLFQNKDASLRQMVYLVIKELAGSADDVIMVTSSIMKDTSVGSDVVYRANAIRALCRVIDASTVQAIERLVKTCIVDKNPSVASAALVSSYHLLPVAKDVVRRWQSEAAEAASGAKSGGFFGGFGGSSQTALQASTNYMTQYHAIGLLYQMRSGDRMSLVKMVQQYSAAGVVKSPAATVLLVRLAAKLAEEDPNLRKPMMQLLDGWLRHKSEMVNFEAAKAIADMRDVTDAELVQAVHVLQLFLTSPRAVTKFAALRILSQMASFKPDAVRTCNQDIESLITNSNRSIATFAITTLLKTGNESSVDRLMKQITGFMAEITDEFKVTIVEAVRTLALKFKAKQSGFLAFLSGILRDEGGYEFKRSVVEAIMDLIRFVPEAKEDALATLCEFIEDCEFTKLAVRILFVLGREGPSTPHPTKYIRYIYNRVVLENAIVRAAATSALAKFGVGQKDREIKKSVHVLLTRCLDDVDDEVRDRAALNLRLMDQDDDMAVSFIRNDSMFSLPVLEHQLAMYVSSDSRDTFESAFDISKIPTVSREQADAADLSKKTEGATPTIKAPSAAKAPSKVGAEAAASAANNAQKYQEELQKIPELAAHGGVLKSSEVIELTETETEYVVTAVKHIFKDHVVLQYDIKNTLPDTVLLDVEMVVAPEDDGDVQLEEEFIIPAPKLATNEPGTVYVSFKRHETESQFIATTFTNVLKFTSKEIDPTTNEPEEGDGYPDEYQVEDLDLNGADYVVPAYAGSFDNVWGQANGDSATETLQLSEMKSISDATEQLTKTLSLQPLEGTDVALSNTTHTLKLYGKTITGGKVAATIRMAFSARTGVTMKIDVRSEEEGVAALVIGSVA, via the exons ATGGACAAGAAGCAGGAGGATGTGGGTGGTGTCGCCCAGATCGACAAGACCACCGTTTTCCAAGATGCCCGCGTCTTCAACCAGAGCCCTGTATCTCCACGAAAGTGTAGAGTGATCCTCACCAAGCTCGCGCTGCTCCTCTTCACAGGCGAGAGCTGGGGACGCCAGGAAGCCACCACGCTGTTCTTCGGCATCTCAAAGCTTTTCCAGAACAAGGATGCGTCCCTCCGTCAGATGGTCTACCTGGTCATCAAGGAGCTCGCGGGCTCCGCTGACGATGTTATCATGGTCACGTCGTCCATCATGAAGGACACCTCCGTGGGTAGCGATGTCGTATACCGCGCAAACGCTATCCGTGCTCTCTGCCGCGTCATCGACGCCTCCACCGTACAGGCCATCGAGCGCCTCGTCAAGACGTGCATCGTCGACAAGAACCCCTCGGTAGCCTCCGCCGCACTCGTTTCGTCGTACCATCTCTTGCCCGTCGCCAAGGATGTCGTTCGCAGGTGGCAGTCTGAGGCAGCCGAAGCAGCGTCTGGAGCCAAGTCTGGCGGATTCTTCGGGGGATTCGGTGGCAGCTCGCAGACCGCTCTGCAGGCCAGCACGAACTACATGACACAGTACCACGCCATTGGCCTGTTGTACCAGATGCGCTCTGGCGACCGAATGAGCTTGGTCAAGATGGTGCAGCAGTACTCGGCTGCTGGTGTGGTCAAGAGCCCTGCTGCCACAGTTCTGCTCGTCAGGTTGGCTGCCAAGTTGGCTGAGGAGGACCCCAACCTGCGAAAG CCCATGATGCAACTCCTCGACGGCTGGTTGCGCCACAAGTCCGAGATGGTCAACTTCGAGGCTGCAAAGGCCATCGCCGACATGCGCGACGTTACCGATGCCGAGCTCGTTCAGGCCGTCCACGTTCTCCAACTATTCCTCACATCGCCTCGCGCCGTCACAAAATTTGCTGCCCTCAGGATCCTGTCGCAGATGGCCTCGTTCAAGCCTGACGCTGTCCGAACATGTAACCAGGATATCGAGTCGCTCATCACCAACTCCAACCGCAGCATTGCTACATTCGCCATCACTACATTGCTGAAGACTGGCAACGAGTCCTCGGTAGACAGGCTCATGAAGCAGATCACCGGCTTCATGGCTGAGATAACGGACGAGTTCAAGGTCACTATCGTGGAGGCTGTCCGCACGCTGGCTCTGAAGTTCAAGGCCAAGCAGTCTGGCTTCCTGGCTTTCCTCAGTGGCATTCTGCGCGATGAGGGAGGTTACGAGTTCAAGCGGTCCGTTGTCGAAGCGATCATGGATCTCATTCGCTTTGTGCCTGAAGCCAAGGAGGATGCCCTGGCAACACTTTGCGAGTTCATTGAAGATTGCGAGTTCACTAAGCTTGCCGTCCGCATCCTGTTCGTTCTTGGACGCGAGGGCCCTTCGACACCTCACCCCACGAAGTACATCCGCTACATCTACAACCGTGTGGTTTTGGAGAATGCCATTGTCCGAGCCGCCGCCACTTCTGCGCTGGCCAAGTTCGGTGTTGGACAAAAGGATCGTGAGATCAAGAAGTCGGTCCATGTCCTCCTCACTCGCTGCCTTGACGACGTCGACGATGAAGTTCGAGACCGCGCTGCATTGAATCTCCGATTGATGGACCAGGATGACGACATGGCTGTCAGCTTCATCCGCAATGACTCGATGTTCTCTTTGCCCGTCCTCGAGCATCAATTGGCAATGTACGTCAGCTCCGACTCTCGTGACACCTTTGAGTCCGCCTTCGACATCTCCAAGATTCCCACTGTCTCGCGCGAACAGGCAGATGCTGCAGATCTTTCCAAGAAGACCGAAGGTGCCACGCCCACCATCAAGGCCCCCAGCGCTGCAAAGGCCCCATCGAAGGTTGGTGCCGAAGCTGCTGCATCGGCCGCGAACAATGCGCAGAAGTACCAGGAAGAGCTACAGAAGATTCCAGAGCTTGCGGCGCACGGTGGTGTGCTCAAGTCGAGCGAGGTCATCGAGCTCACCGAGACAGAGACCGAATATGTGGTCACTGCTGTCAAGCATATCTTCAAGGATCATGTCGTTCTCCAATACGACATCAAGAACACACTCCCCGATACGGTACTTCTCGACGTCGAGATGGTGGTCGCACCAGAAGACGATGGCGATGTGCAGCTGGAGGAGGAGTTTATTATCCCGGCACCAAAGCTTGCTACAAATGAGCCCGGTACTGTCTACGTTTCCTTCAAGCGTCACGAGACCGAGTCGCAATTCATCGCTACCACCTTCACCAACGTACTCAAGTTCACTAGCAAGGAGATCGACCCAACTACCAACGAGCCTGAAGAGGGCGACGGGTATCCGGATGAATACCAGGTGGAAGATTTGGACCTCAACGGTGCCGACTACGTTGTACCAGCATACGCTGGCAGTTTCGACAATGTATGGGGTCAGGCAAACGGCGACTCGGCAACAGAAACATTGCAATTGAGCGAGATGAAGAGCATATCAG ATGCAACAGAACAGCTCACAAAGACTTTGAGTCTGCAGCCGCTCGAGGGCACAGATGTCGCGCTCTCGAACACAACACATACGCTCAAGCTTTACGGAAAGACAATAACCGGAGGCAAGGTAGCAGCTACCATTAGGATGGCATTCAGTGCAAGGACAGGTGTCACAATGAAGATCGACGTCAGGAGTGAAGAGGAAGGTGTTGCGGCGCTGGTCATTGGCAGTGTGGCGTAG
- a CDS encoding Lipoyl synthase has protein sequence MAASIPRSRCLFAVPARQALPRSRTASQCARTFATTSDNPPAAPTASKPPRARTAFSDTLNAGPSFGDFVSPNAPLSPAEAYEIKTATVGPEGRKKTITRLPEWLKTPIPVNQNYKKIKKDLRGLNLHTVCEEAKCPNISDCWGGSDKSAATATIMLMGDTCTRGCRFCSVKTAKAPPPLDPHEPENTAEALRRWGLGYVVLTSVDRDDLADGGARHFAETIMKIKQKAPTMLVEALTGDYAGDTEMVKTVALSGLDVYAHNVETTEALTPFVRDRRAKFRQSLDVLRTAKEAQPQLITKTSIMLGLGETEEDLWDALRELRKNNVDVVTFGQYMRPTKRHMAVHEYVTPDKFELWRQRALDLGFLYCASGPLVRSSYKAGEAFIENVLKKRRLGRADNSEIAESQAAESKTL, from the exons ATGGCCGCCTCGATACCCCGATCGCGCTGCCTCTTCGCTGTGCCGGCGCGACAGGCTCTCCCCCGTTCACGAACAGCTTCACAATGCGCCCGAACTTTTGCCACAACCTCTGACAACCCACCAGCAGCACCTACTGCTTCAAAGCCGCCGAGAGCGAGGACGGCGTTCAGCGACACACTCAACGCTGGCCCCTCGTTTGGTGACTTCGTCAGCCCCAACGCGCCGCTCTCCCCCGCCGAGGCCTACGAAATCAAGACCGCTACGGTTGGCCCAGAAGGCCGCAAGAAGACCATTACGCGACTGCCAGAGTGGCTCAAGACACCCATTCCCGTAAACCAGAACTACAAGAAAATCAAAAAGGACCTGCGAGGCCTCAATCTGCACACTGTCTGCGAGGAGGCCAAATGCCCCAACATTTCAGACTGCTGGGGAGGAAGCGACAAGAGTGCAGCGACGGCGACCATCATGCTGATGGGTGATACATGCACGCGTGGCTGTCGTTTCTGCTCGGTCAAGACAGCAAAAGCGCCCCCACCACTGGACCCTCACGAGCCTGAGAACACGGCTGAAGCACTGCGAAGATGGGGACTGGGCTACGTCGTCCTAACGTCTGTAGATCGCGACGATCTTGCAGATGGAGGAGCGCGACACTTTGCGGAGACCATCATGAAGATCAAGCAGAAGGCCCCAACGATGCTCGTCGAAGCTTTGACGGGAGACTATGCTGGAGACACGGAGATGGTCAAGACGGTCGCTTTGAGCGGACTCGACGTCTACGCACACAACGTCGAGACAACAGAGGCGCTCACACCCTTTGTCCGTGATAGGAGGGCCAAGTTCAGGCAGTCTCTTGATGTTTTGCGCACTGCAAAGGAGGCACAGCCACAGCTCATTACAAAGACAAGTATCATGTTGGGCTTGGGCGAGACCGAGGAGGACCTTTGGGATGCACTGAGAG AACTTCGCAAAAACAACGTCGACGTCGTAACCTTTGGCCAATACATGCGACCAACGAAGCGCCACATGGCTGTCCACGAGTATGTTACCCCTGATAAATTCGAGCTGTGGCGCCAGCGAGCTCTTGACCTGGGCTTCTTGTACTGCGCCTCTGGTCCACTTGTACGATCCAGCTACAAGGCAGGGGAAGCCTTCATTGAGAACGTTTTGAAGAAGCGAAGACTGGGGCGTGCTGACAACAGCGAGATTGCTGAATCGCAAGCGGCAGAGAGCAAGACTTTATAG